The segment CACTGAAATACGATCTTAGAACCTGTTTTAGATAGGTTATCTCCTGTCGAGCAAACAAAACAGAATTTACTTTAACATGTTCATcggtgccctggtacggccaagagtcgGGAGagttctctctccctctcgatatgctctcacatggcaacgtgtatatagtctctgcaagggaagtcctactcactgccttctcgtggcactactgttgtttacgaaattgagataacggaaagcgaatgtctggtgctttaaccgggttggtggacacggagggtccatctaggggagttggaaaaccctgattccaaaccaataatgcacatgggctccagtatcctgagggaacaaatggcgtatgaatcaatcgttggtcaccggctaccatgggactgcatctcctcacgatgctctactgccttgtgaatcagacctttaggccaaaggctccgggtgtggccccctaaggaaaccacctgcttcaatctgggcacctgggcagtatctcagccctcacacaaatcaaatgagatttgtgaggcgcatatttatctggtgctttttgtaccaatatttgtgtgtttaaataaaataaaataaacctgATCGCTATAAATCTACTAATCATTTGATCGATATGAATTGTTGCAACGTCGCGTAATGCATGCCATCATACGTACTTTATTCCTTATTTACAAACATCTTAACCAAAGCATATTTGCACTAAGTGATAACCATATAATTTCTTATACATCCCCCAACCTATCTCTTACGGGTTGACAATGAAGTGTATGGTAAAAAACTCAACATTTAGTATTTTACCTCGTAAATAATCAAAGGCATAACCGAACATCActctatatttttattgttgttattaattCTATGTAAATGTTtcataaaataacaaaacaaaagaaTTAAGATTTCAGGTCACAAAACTGTATTTGTTAAACGTCAAAGCGCAATATGCATGAATAAAAGTTCTGCAGATTCTCTAATTAATATTACGAGGACAGGACCAGAGGCACAAGATTATTAGATGAATCTGATAGATGATTATCGTCGATAATATCTAATATACTATTACGAATCAACCAAAACAAATACCATTCTCGGAAAATGTCAAGTCAGAAATGAGTTATTTAACAAGCTGATCATTGTCCTTACacagaaaagagaaaaataCCATTGAATTCTTGAacacaataaaataaacaacactTTTACCAGAGTAGGTAAAAGTCCTAGGTTTTGGTTCGTGTAACTTTACTCCCAATTGAAATAAAGTTGGATTTTGGAAAATTCAAAGATCTGAAAAGCAGATTCAGTGAACAACGAGGAATGTAAAATAAATTCTGATCGATAAGATCAGTTCTGAAACGGGACTAAAATGTTGTTTCTAATATGATAGTGTTGATACTACTTAACGGAGAGGTGAGTGATTGATGACGATGAAAGAAGGCACACTTGGTAAATAGTCAAGTTTTCTGATACTAGGTTACAGCAATCTGGAGAAAAATCCTTCTTAATTATGTTAGACGAAGTTCACATACTTTTTTAAGACTTAAATAGAACCTAAACGAAATGAAAAATCTTTTATGAATAGACATAATCCAGAAATACTTTAGCAGATCATAAAAACTAATCTCACAATATACAAAGATGATCGTAAATCCATGTACCACATCATCTAATCGAAAACTCCCGAAATTAGGTGAATTCAATTACAGTTCCCATAAAACAATACAGGGAGTAACACAAAATGAGCAACGAATGTAAACCATCttatagatacatatatatttagcAAACCACAACAAAATGATTTTGTAAAAATATGTAATAAACACAGGGTGGGAAGCATCAAAAACCGTTAGAAAAAACATCGAATGTGGTACAATGTTTTGAAATTATTGTCCAGCGGATATCGTTGATGACAGAGATGTGGTTACGGAAGTTACTATAGACGAGGTAACTCCTGATGATGCGGACAAATTGACATCTACTGCTGCTGGAACAATGACTGGCGCGAGAACAGACGAAGCACCAGTTGTTGCAGTATAGTAATAAGTTGCGTATGCATCGGCTGTCAAACCAGCTGCACCTGAAGTCGATGTATCCGACTAAAATGGAAATAAGAACATAATCAGTTGTCTATGCCAAAAATAAATCATTAGCTGAAAAAATTGACTACCAAAAaacgattttttttaaaacaacagAGAACATAAACGATGATTCGGAACGTATTAAACAGTTACAACAAATGTTACTAATTAAAATTACAATACAAATAAAGATGAAACAAATCAAGAACTTACAAAATAAAGATCGGCAATGAAATAGCAGATTGATTGCAATAAAAGTAGACtcaaaataaaaatactttAAACTTACCACACCGGGAAGAATTGCAACTGAAGGTGTCATAACGGGTATACCTGTTGGGACAGGAGGTGGAAGCCCAGATGTATTGCCAAGAGCGGCAGCCAATGGTTCATATCCTCCAGCAGTGTAATAACCAGCGGCTGTGGATGGATCTGGTGCTGGTGTTCCCACTGAAGCAGCAGCCTCCAAAGCTGATTGGTCAGTATTTAAACAAGGTGTACGACCAACTGGTGCAGCTGAAATTACCATTTCACAGGGATTTGCTCCAATCACCGAACTAACTCTGAGAGAAGTTGTTGGCAAATTTAAAAGATCTGGCAACTGGTAACCACTTATAAGTCTGCTAGCTCCACGAGCAATAGCTGATGTGGTTACACCAGTATTGATTGCATCACAAAGACTCATGTATTCTTCATATGTAGCATTTAACCTGGATTTAAACATAAATTGAAACATTTTAAAGCAAACACTCAAAAAAGTGAGTAAAAACTCAATCATAACCGAAGGACTGGTTCATTTTTTGATTACGGAATGAAAACAATGCAACTACGAATTGCAGAACTGGATATGTAATTTCTGTAATAAAATACTGTGAATCAGAAATATGATGTGAATAGCTCTTCAAAAACCAGAAGTTGTGATTATTGTACTCGCTTTTATTATTGCATCGAAAACAGTATATAATTCTTGGTAAGGAAGAAAGCGTGAGTCAGACTTTTGGGTTTGTTTAAGATAAGCACCATGATGTTACTGAAGTTTCTGTAAAAATATATGAACTGGTGTTATTAAGTGCTTTCAATTAGATAAATTGGCACTTATTTATTTGGATTATCAAGTTATTCTGTAGTGTCTAGTTCCATGTCGAGCCCAGatgggttattctagcttttCAATatgccaatttattcatttttcttgagtcacattttgaccttaattattcgcttatcaaacTTGCCTGTTTTTATGTGAGCGTACGTGTGTGAACTGCTTATACTACTCATCACAAGCCTAGCTTATTTTTGTTCTGACCATTAATATTGAGTAACGCTTGACTAAACGGAGCTTACTCACTCGTCTTCTCCACTACGTCCCATTCCGTTTCGTTTCGTTTCGTTTCGCTCCGCTCTCTGCCCTTCACTCTCTACTCTTCGTTTCTCTGATCGTCtgtctggatcaacgattgtatgaaatacaaGTAATCAAACTTCATACTCGTGTTCGGCTTATAtgattccgttattcaccaacgtttatttatttatttaaacacataaatattggtacaggaaggcaccaaatatatatgcgccacataaattaTCCGATTTATgagagggctgggatactgcctggGGGCCCGGACCGgatcaggtggttttcttacggggccacacccggagcctttgacctaaaggtctaatgcacaaagcagtggagaaacgtcagaagatgcagtcccatagtaaccggtcaccaacaataggttcatatgccatttgtttccttaagGTCCTGgatcccatgtacaccattggtttggaatcagggttttccaacttccctaggtggatcctccgtatccatcaacccgcttttcgtcctctcactttcgtaaacatcCCCGCctcgagaaagcagtgagtaggtcttccctgtcagtggttgtatgcacttGGTCATTTGAGAGcttttcgagagggagagctgactctccccactctctcggccgtaccagggcatttgggggttatTCACTAATGCGGGTTAAGTCGATAAAATATACGAGGGTAGTTGGGATGTAtacttcaataacaatcatcaaATGGTCTAATCGGAGTCAGATAAGGGGTCACACTAAACGTCCGCGACGTGGTATGGAAGTCAGTGGTTTCCGTTTGGTAGAAGTCTTTAGCTAATCAACAAGACATAAAACATTAAGTATAACTTACCTAGATAAATCAGTATCAAATTCTTCCAAAAATTGTAGTTTACGTTGACAGAAAGCCAATTTGATATGAGCTGGCAAAACTGAATCAATTGTGGCAAGATTAGCTGCTTCAATAAATCCTTCAATATCAACCGGCCTACGTTGATAGATGATATCAAGTAACTGGGCATATAATCGCTCGTTACGCTtttatcaaaaagaaaaaaaaatacaaaacaagCATTGTGTAATAACAGAAATTAAATCACCGATATCTTGACTTATAATACAAATAGTGATGTAACGCAATAATCACAGGTAAGTTCATGAACTATACACTGAAGATTAAGTGTAGTATGTACTCATCTTAACTACGGTAATTAGATTGATGCTTCAATCCGAAATCCAGTTGAATAAACAGACGACTGAGTCaaatacaaatcaataaatcaggTGCATGTTCACAATATCCCCTGCAATTTACAATATATGATGATAGTTACTGATACTACCCAGCTATTTAAACCTAAGTAGATGGGAAAGGTTTCAGACCGGTAGTTAAAATTTGAGTACGTTAATTAGTAAATTGCCCCTTGACTGAGGTTATTATAAAAAGAACAGAGACAGCTACTCAACCTGATTTAAGACATCATATTATCGAATATTAGTTTACAATAGCTCCTTACCCAATGACAGAAACGCTGTTAATTCATGTAATGTGTGGTACTTAAGTAAACGAACTACTCTGTGACTTAAGGATTTAAGAATAAATCGGTCGAATTCACTAATACCACAGAGATCTCCTTTTATAAATAAAGTGGTCTTCGAAATGAGACAGAAACATACTTTGGAGAGAAAAATAAAGACATCCACTGAAAATAATTCTATTACTGATAATACTGAGACCATATGAAAGAATCCTATTGTATATATTTTACAACTTCTAAACGTTATGACAAATGTCTAAGTTATAAACTACAGTGCGACTGACAAAATGACTTACTGGGTCATAATCAATGGCTTCTTTAAGAACTTTGATGGCTGCTTCTTCACAAGAAATAACGACACGATCTTCGTCCGTAAGTTCCGATGGCGAAGGAGCGTGAATCTCAATTACTTTGTGTCGTCTGTTAAGAAGTATACGTATACGTTCCTCTTCTTCAGCTGTTTGGTCAACCTCAGGAGCTGGCTTTGATTCATCCCCCGATACGTCCGCATCATTTTCTTCATCTTTATCCTCTTTTTCAGAACTCTCATCTTCCAATTTCGCTTTTTTGCTAGAACTATGCGTTCGCTTCGACTTTTTGCTTTCCCTGTGCCTACGTTTAtgatgtttcttctttttttgtgaACAAGGAACAACTAGAATGGGAGGAGAGCCAGATTCATCTAAACCATCCTCATTTGTGTGCTCATCTTTGCTGGATGTCGTTGTTGCATCCGTTACTGGCTTCTCGGAGCTTTCCTCATCTGTTTCTTCATCCATTGTCACATCGTTATCAGACGAGGCAGCTTCAATATCCGAATCAGATTCACGGTCGCTAGTTAGAGTATTGACTTCTTTTGCTTTATCTATAATATTCTCTTCATCGACTTTCGTAGCCCTAGGAGATTTGGCAGCTTCATCTGATTTCTCAGTGAGGTTATCGTTACTTTCCGCTCCCACAACCTTTTCTTTGGGATTAGTTTCCTCGATTTTAGGTAGGTCTATTATCATCGATTCATCCTCTTCCTCTTCATATTTCGTACTGAGTAACAACATCCATACAGGTATTCCGTCTGGGGATAGTGATTCGTTACGATGAAACAATCGAGCAAGGCGACCAGCAAGAACACCCGCTCCAGCACGAGCTTGTGCTGCAGTAGCAATAGCTTGTGCTACAGTGCGAGAAGCAGTAGCTCCAGAAACGCATTGTGCTACTTTATTTTGCTCCTGAACTAGATAACGAAGCCGATTGATACCATTGCGCAAACAAGCGATAATATCGAACAGCTGGAAACGAAAATCGTAATAACAAAAGtatgtttatttcaaaattattaaacgAGAATGATATCATAACAGAAACATAGCATGTAAGTGCAATATCTACGCTACTTATTTCCTGAAAAACACTCATTTTGAATGTGGATGTAAGTACAACTCAACAAACATGACTAAACCGCTATGGATTAAAAACCTGGATAGCATGACCAAAGGATCAAAGCCCGAAAGGCTACAATTCCGAAATCAGTCGAAACACAAGTAGCCATTAAAATCGGTGAAAACCAAAAAGCACGTAGCACTAGTGAGTTCATAAGCCTTATcgtaaaaaaacaaataaagcaAACTCAGTATAACGACCTGCACACGTGATAACCACTTAAAGAACTGTAGTCCGGTACATTAATACAATGAATGCTACATTGTAAGCGAAATTCGAGAGTCGTTGTTATGTGTAATACCTTCATCCCAGTGATTACCTTGAACGACAAAAAATATTAATACTACATCATAAGAAGTGGTCGGCATAAACTGTGGAAGTTCAGAAAAAACAATTCAGTTTTATAAGGGTAGAacaaataattatcaataattgtGCATGTACCACTagtgcccccaaataccctggtacggccaagagtcgGGAGagttctctctccctctcgatatgctctcacatggcaacgtgtatatagtctctgcaagggaagtcctactcactgccttctcgtggcactactgttgtttacgaaattgagataacggaaagcgaatgtctggtgctttaaccgggttggtggacacggagggtccatctaggggagttggaaaaccctgattccaaaccaataatgcacatgggctccagtatcctgagggaacaaatggcgtatgaatcaatcgttggtcaccggctaccatgggactgcatctccttacgatgctccactgctttgtggatcagacctttaggtcaaaggctccgggtgtggccccctaagaaaaccaactgcttcagttttggcacctgagcagtatcacagccctcacacaaatcaaatgagatttgtgaggcgcatatttatctggtgcccctttgtaccaatattaatgtgtttaaataaataaataaaccactaGTTAAAGATATCTAAACAATGACGAAAATAGACTCCGACAGTATTAATATCTGGattcaataatttttataattagATAAAATTCTATACCTATTACCACTGTGTGTCTACATTATAGACAGATTACTCAAATGTAACCTTATGATTGCTTGCTAATAGTCATGTTAGTACACGTAAACTACGTGGCTAGGATCTTacaattattataaccaatgtTTGAAGGCGTTGACAGACGACTCACAATCAGTCTAAATAGTGTAgatgtttttaatttttctctTTCCTTAGATCACATATATCTTATATTATCCTACACTTTTTTGCTTTTTTTCTCGAATCATGtctataataattattttccaCTACAAATGATATTGTTGCTATCCCtactattttaaaattttttctCGATAATTTCATTTTGGTGTGTTGACTTCAATTTTCTTTATAAATAACTGACTTGTTACTAGAGAATAATTAACTGTCAGTTACATTTAAATACGTCAAGTGTGTTTTGGATAAAAAGAAGCACAGATAATATATCAAATGAACTACAATATTGGGTGTCAGAAATGTATTTGCGGTTGTTGTTAGCTATCGCATCATCATAAAAAGATTTTCTGGATTAAAAGTGTGGATGTAAGTACAACTCAACAAACATGACTAAACCGCTACAATGCATCAATATTAATACAAActacataaaaacaaacaaaacgaaTTTCTATACCCCATAGATAAGACTGTAAAAATGAACATGTTCAATTCTAAAACTTACTGGTTTCCCTGCTCTTCTTAAAGCATCCGCTCGTCTACAACATACAAGAGCACTATCAGTTAAGCGTTTCTCCAAGTCTGTCAAAATATCAAGACAAGTAAGGACTTCGAATTTTGGAGGATTATCTAAACATGCAGGATATCTATCCTCGAAACAACCCCAATGCCAATGAATTGTCGGCTTGTACGGTAAATGAGTCATACAAGCACGTCGCCATACTTCACGTGCAGCAGGTATATCTCCTTCAGTATACTAAAATAAAAAATGCATTCAATTATTATCCACAACTTCAAACGCTATGTTATAAGTTATGTGTATTGTATACAATATAACCCCCCCCCGCCACAGAATTTTCCATAATTTACCATTTAACAATTCACGAAAAAATCTCAATGTACGTAAATTGCTTAGATGACAACAATTTAGACTATGATTTAGTTTGAtgttatatttcaataaaaccTCTGGATACGGATGTGTATCTGTGCATCCATAAACTTGAAATATTATGGGATTCAAACCCATATTGCTTCCAGGCACAGTCAAACAAGTTCTTTTCCTGTTAACTCTATGCATCACTTTGAAATCAAAATGTGATAAAAATCAAGGAAGATCAAAGTGGACAACCTTAACAGGACTGGATGCTTCAAAAAGGGAGTATCACCaataatgtaaacaaaataaGACTATATATCCAACACATAGAACAAATGACTGCAACATgcaatacaaaaaaataaaccGTAAATGTAACTGGACATTATTTTAAAGCAATAAAAGATATGTAAATTTcaaaagttttaaaataaaataatacctCTAAATATTTTGCATAACGTATCCAAAAGTGTTCATATAGAGCACAAGCAACAAGACAACGCTCATAAAGGACACGAACACGACGTTTAGCAAGTTTAACTTCAGGATATTCAAGAACAGCTTCTTCTAATTTATCGTCAGATAACTGACTAGTCACTTTTATTTGTTCTCTTATATGTGAAATTACAGTTCCAGCCTCTGCTTCTTCAAAACTTAAATATTCAGCCCAGTTATTTAGTTGCACTTCTTCAAGGGGTTTCACATGGAAATATGGACGTCGGATCTAAATAATACACAAATAGATACAAAGACATAAAATTAACCCAACACAATCAAATACAAAAACCAGTAATAGTGATTCAACACCAAGAAAAAACCAAACTCAATACACGTTAGTAAactcaaaaaagaaaaaatgcgACATGATAAAACTACAGTGTTTTACATAGAATAAGTTGACACTTTCCTGTAATCAAAAGTGTTATCGTGACTTAACCTACGTAAATGTAGCATAAACCTCTTAGAGGAAAAACTATCTGTGCTATCTAGTCTTAATGAGGAGCTTCTACTGAATCTGAAAGTTTCAATTTTCTCCTAACTTTATTTTAGGAACCCAAATCTGCGAAATGAAGTGAGTATTAACTTCCCTAAATACCACGAAAAACCTAAGTGTCTCGTAtcataaattataattgatGACAACTCATTGTTTAGCACTTAATCTCTAAAAGAAGTTAATCAAACTAGAGATACTAAAGTATGCTATAGACTACAACCTCCTACAGCTTATCGACCTTATACGGATGTCATTAAAAACAACAAACAGAACACTTAAAAAGTGATAATAAGTCAGAAACAACGAATATATGACATACCTTTTCTTCAAAGTACCACCGCCGCATAATCTGCATATAAGTTGCCCGATAAATTTGTTCACGTGAATCAATTATCATTTGTCGTACAGACGCCCTGACAGCATCTGTTATCTAGGAAAATAAAGATTTGGTGAATATGTAAAGTTATATTTCAGGAAAAATGGTATGCTACTCAGCAAAAATATTAAGACTTCCAATTTCTATACTGAAGTCTAAATTTAGTAGTTTGACATAGGGATGAATTTGTACCCATTACGATTGAGTGTAATCTAATGGAAAAATTCAAACCTAAATGGTATACGAAATTTGTAGATAAACTGTGTGTTTCTTGGGGGTTGACAGTAATGAATACAAAAATACACTACTTCTATACAAATATAAGCAGCGAACTAATATAAGAATGTTGTGTACTATATAAGCACAAGCCTACAGAAGTAGTAAAATACAAGAGGAATTATCCATTCATTTTGTTACATTTCAATCGAATTTGTGGTTTTACGTACAAAATGAATACAGTTTCGAACCCTTggagttttaaaaaaatataaataacaatctacccaacaAGCAAAGAGTATTGGCTACTCATTATTAATATCCCCTTAATAACAATTAGCTAGTATTTGCATCATACTACTATATACGGGAGACGGTGATGAAAATACATATAGTAACTGTGCAGTATATGACCAGCATACACAGTTTGATCCTACAAATGACAGTATTAACCAGAGttaattaattaacaataaatacAGCCTAGTAACTAGGTATATGCTTATGTACTCAGAGTTGAAT is part of the Schistosoma mansoni strain Puerto Rico chromosome 1, complete genome genome and harbors:
- a CDS encoding pre-mRNA processing protein prp39-related; this encodes MSFHKLWRKAQDNPTEFSVWISLLDLVEKQQNIEYARQAFDAFFKRFPYCYGYWKKFADMERHKGNKERCLQVYEMGVKTIPLSVDLWTAYLDAATEYYHTHDDYETKMRSLYESALDSVGLEFRSDALWEHYISWESGHNRLVNAANIYARLLSIPTQLYFQNWDSFNKLVEENRPEDILSKNEFTSMVTQISAAAGKPISLEESTGDISDELEPPILGSTKPAIEITDAVRASVRQMIIDSREQIYRATYMQIMRRWYFEEKIRRPYFHVKPLEEVQLNNWAEYLKEAVLEYPEVKLAKRRVRVLYERCLVACALYEHFWIRYAKYLEYTEGDIPAAREVWRRACMTHLPYKPTIHWHWGCFEDRYPACLDNPPKFEVLTCLDILTDLEKRLTDSALVCCRRADALRRAGKPLFDIIACLRNGINRLRYLVQEQNKVAQCVSGATASRTVAQAIATAAQARAGAGVLAGRLARLFHRNESLSPDGIPVWMLLLSTKYEEEEDESMIIDLPKIEETNPKEKVVGAESNDNLTEKSDEAAKSPRATKVDEENIIDKAKEVNTLTSDRESDSDIEAASSDNDVTMDEETDEESSEKPVTDATTTSSKDEHTNEDGLDESGSPPILVVPCSQKKKKHHKRRHRESKKSKRTHSSSKKAKLEDESSEKEDKDEENDADVSGDESKPAPEVDQTAEEEERIRILLNRRHKVIEIHAPSPSELTDEDRVVISCEEAAIKVLKEAIDYDPRNERLYAQLLDIIYQRRPVDIEGFIEAANLATIDSVLPAHIKLAFCQRKLQFLEEFDTDLSRLNATYEEYMSLCDAINTGVTTSAIARGASRLISGYQLPDLLNLPTTSLRVSSVIGANPCEMVISAAPVGRTPCLNTDQSALEAAASVGTPAPDPSTAAGYYTAGGYEPLAAALGNTSGLPPPVPTGIPVMTPSVAILPGVSDTSTSGAAGLTADAYATYYYTATTGASSVLAPVIVPAAVDVNLSASSGVTSSIVTSVTTSLSSTISAGQ